A genomic window from Aethina tumida isolate Nest 87 chromosome 4, icAetTumi1.1, whole genome shotgun sequence includes:
- the LOC109598369 gene encoding uncharacterized protein LOC109598369: MMEYDENKKRSLAGNVGIGFFVVAFVTIAVAFSTPSWLVSDYRITGAKLDRFGLWTHCYRSLQDPTNPNRFFVGCRWIYDPFTTGWDRIRGFLVPGFMVATQLFFTLCFISALVSAILTLLYFLCCGPDMKQFVLLIKLNAWILLFGGVCGAIAVIVFASTANRNGWMPGHDNNFFGWSFILGCIGVVAMLVASTLFFTDSYVQQRKRDKLRDSQSRFEMERETRA; this comes from the exons ATGATGGAGTACGACGAG AACAAGAAACGCTCCCTCGCCGGCAACGTGGGCATTGGGTTCTTCGTGGTGGCTTTCGTGACTATAGCGGTGGCGTTTTCGACGCCCAGCTGGCTGGTGTCCGACTACAGGATCACGGGGGCCAAGTTGGACCGTTTCGGGCTGTGGACGCACTGCTACAGGTCGCTGCAGGACCCCACTAATCCCAACAGGTTCTTCGTGGGGTGCAGGTGGATCTACGACCCCTTCACCACGGGCTGGGACCGAATTCGTGGGTTTTTGGTGCCCGGGTTCATGGTGGCGACCCAATTGTTCTTCACCCTGTGCTTTATATCGGCCCTGGTCAGTGCCATCCTCACGCTTTTATATTTCTTGTGTTGCGGGCCTGATATGAAACAGTTTGTGCTGCTCATTAAGTTGAACGCGTGGATTTTGCTGTTCGGCGGTGTTTGTGGGGCCATTGCGGTCATCGTGTTCGCCTCCACGGCCAACAGGAATGGTTGGATGCCGGGACACGACAACAACTTCTTCGGCTGGTCCTTTATATTGGGGTGCATCGGGGTTGTGGCCATGCTAGTTGCGTCCACTTTATTCTTCACCGACAGCTACGTGCAACAACGGAAACGGGACAAACTCAGGGATTCCCAGTCCAGATTCGAAATGGAACGCGAAACGAGGGCCTAA
- the LOC109598368 gene encoding uncharacterized protein LOC109598368, protein MSRELEKNNYPKASSYLVNGALITYIGGMFLLIAFCSTYWVKSFDGTNSEFKHMGLWEYCFDGFRYPYYPFDKTFTGCNHVFSQEFHVIRAWVLPPWLMVVQAFVTMSFLLSFGSQAVMAMQVCRWPLEFVLRYEWILSAIDFVCVATTAVFMFLAVAIFGGSHTRRDWLMYPNFNYLCWSYGLACISFFFHAFAAYALYKEARFSYERRRESKNLIMQMHPNPQHRVGWH, encoded by the exons ATGAGCCGGGAACTCGAAAAGAATAACTACCCCAAAGCCTCCA GTTATTTGGTAAATGGAGCCTTAATTACGTACATCGGAGGGATGTTTTTATTGATAGCGTTCTGCAG tacatATTGGGTGAAGTCCTTCGATGGAACCAACTCAGAGTTCAAACACATGGGCTTGTGGGAGTACTGCTTCGATGGCTTCAGATATCCTTACTACCCATTTGATAAAACATTCACAGGTTGCAACCATGTCTTCAGCCAAGAATTCCATGTAATAAGGGCATGGGTTTTGCCACCTTGGCTGATGGTGGTGCAGGCGTTCGTCACCATGTCGTTCCTGCTCAGTTTTGGGTCTCAGGCCGTGATGGCCATGCAGGTTTGCAGGTGGCCACTTGAGTTTGTGCTGAGATATGAGTGGATCTTGTCAgcaattgattttgtttgtgTGGCAACAACTG CTGTATTCATGTTTCTGGCCGTGGCAATCTTCGGTGGTTCCCACACGAGACGCGACTGGCTCATGTACCCCAACTTCAACTACTTGTGCTGGTCATACGGATTAGCCTGCATTTCATTCTTTTTCCACGCCTTCGCCGCGTACGCTTTGTACAAAGAGGCCCGCTTCAGCTACGAACGCAGGAGGGAGTCCAAGAATCTGATCATGCAGATGCACCCCAACCCCCAACACCGCGTGGGGTGGCACTAA